The stretch of DNA ATGGTTCATGAGCATCCTTTCAGCATTGTTGAGGATGAAGTTTAGATGTGGGGCTTCAAATATGCCAATTCTGAATTTCATAAAATTTCTTGTAAAACTGCTCGAAGTGATTGCTTGGCAATATATGAGGCTAAAAAGAAACAATTAAAGGCTTTGTTACAAGGTGTTAGGAAGATAAGTTTGACAACTGACATGTGGAGATCAAGCCATCAAATTGTTGAATATATGGTTATCATAGGTCACTTTATTGATGCAGGATGGAATCTTCAAAAAAGGGTTTTAAGTTTTGTTGAGGTACCTGCTCCTAGACGTGGCATTGATGTTACGGATGCTATTTTCAAGTGTTTGAAGACTtggaaaattgaaaataaagtcTTTTCAGTATCTGTTGACAATGCTTCCTATAATGAATCATGTCTAAGGGCTCTTAAGGATACTATTTCAAATAACAACTCATTACCTGTTGGTGGTAGTTTGTTTCATGTTAGGTGCTGTGCACACATTCTTAATTTGTTGGTACAAGATGGGCTAGGTAAAATTAAAGGTATTATTCATAAAGTTTGTGAGAGTGTCAAGTATGTCAATTTTAATGTTTCAagatttaaaacattttttgagATTGCTGAAAACAAGCGTTTGAAGGAGAAAAAACTCATCATTGATTGTCCCACAAGATGAAATTCTACTTACAACATGTTATCTGTGGCTTTGAAGTTTAAATCTGTGTTTCCTGTGTATAAGAAAAGAGAACCTCACTACAATTACGAACCATCATCAGAGGATTGGAGAAAAGTTGAGAAGATTtgcaaatttttaaaagtttttaatcTTGCTACTCATGTCATTTATGGTAATGAGTATCCTACTGCAAACTTGTACCTTCCTGAAGTTTGGAGAGTGAAACAAGTAATTGATGATGCTATTGAAGATAGAGATTCCTTCATGAGAGAAATGGCAACCTCAATGAAAGAAAAGTTTGACAAATATTGGGGAGAATGCAATATGGTAATGTCTCTTGCTTGTGTTTTGGATCCTAGGTGCAAATTACATGTTATTAAATTCTGTTTTCCTTTAATTTACAAACCTGAGCATGTGGCTGCTGAAAAtattgaaaaagtgaagaatacaTTGCAAGAAATGTATGATGAATATGCTGAAAAATATCATGGTGAGACAATAATAAGTGGAGTTAACACTAATAGTCTAGTTGCTTCTTCTAATGTGGTTAGTTCTGAAATTAGTGGAATTGATGAAATGTTGAATATAGTTCGAGAAAAAGAAGCCATTCATCCAACAAAATCAGAATTAGAAGTTTATCTTGATGAGAGTGCTTACATTCCTGAAGGCAATTCTAAGTCTTTTAGTGCTTTGGAGTGGTGGAAAAACAGTAGCTTGAAATTCAAGGTTTTATCTAAAATGGCAGTGGACATATTAGCAATTCCTGTCTCAACGGTGGCTTCAGAGTCTTCATTTAGTGCTGGAGGAAGAGTTATTGATGAATATCGTTCTTGACTAAATCAAGAGTCTATTAAAGCTCTCATTTGTGGAGGAGATTGGCTTCGGAACAAGTATGGTTTGAAGAAAAAACCAAAGGTAAAAATTAACtttctaatatttctctttttgacTAAGTATCTAtgttatagaaaatattttctctttttaaatgtgaaaacattgATATTGGTATGATCAGGGGCGGAGCTAGGCTAACTATTTAGGGGGGCggtatttaataatttactagaaatattttatattactatttctattgataaaattaaaaaaaataaatatataatctcAATCAAAGTAagacaataatatataaaaattaccaATTACAGTTTTATATCATGAAAAGGCTATTCAacgtttttttctattttcaaaatcatctaTAATTGAATTTGTGTCGAAAATAGCTGCTAATTCTTTCTCTATATAGATGACCAAATTGTCTGCAAGAAATTCATCAGCCATCTTACTTCGGAGTCTTGTCTTAACAATTTTCATTGCTAAAAAAGCTCTTTCTGTTGTTGATGTAGACACTGGTAGAGTCAAAACAAGACGTATTAATCTATCAACCATGTGATAAATTCTTGATTTTCCCgtttcttgcaacttgttgCACAATTCAGAAAGTGTACCAATGCCTTTCAAATGATTTGGTATATCATGCTGATAATGTTGCAACTgagatttcaaaatatttagcTCATTAGAAGAAAAGTCAAGGGGATAAAACTTCTCTGCTAACTTGCTAATTTCTTCAATATTAAATGATTTGAAATTGTCCTTAGGATCCAAAGCACAACTCAAAGTCAAAAGCTCTATTGTTTGCTCATTAAATCTGCTATTCAACTCTTGTATTTGAGAGTCAATTGTTGCCAAGAATATATCTATTCGATAATGATGCTCAACTGTCACACTTGGTTGACGAGATCGACCTCTTCCAAAAACATATTGTGCACTCATATTAGGGACTTCAATTTCATGCTTTTCACAAAAATCTTTAACATTTGCAAGAAAATTGCACCATCCACCATCCCTTAATTGTTGAAGAAGTAACTTTGATGTAGAAACAATATGCATTGCATTAAAAATATCTTGAGATTGTTGTTGCAGTGCTTGGCAAAGAACATTGGTGATTCCCATAATCTCTTTCATCAAGTGCAAAgtgaaaacaaattcaaatgacaataatattttactaacacCATAAGCCTCACCTCTTTGTGCATAAGTTGTCCCATCTTCAATGATATTATTGAGAACAATATTGGTAGCAGTAAATATTTTTACCAAACTGcaaatagaattaaagtgaGAGCTCCATCGAGTATCCACATCTCTTTGTAAAGTGCTTATTTGATTCGCACCTTTGCCTGTTTCTAATTCATTTTGAGCAACCAAGTTTGCATTTTCAATTGCTTGAGCTTCTTGTAATTGATCATGTCTTTTTGAAGAAGCACTAACAATAGTGACAATAGAGTTTAATTGAGTaaaaaattcatgaatttgaAGTACCTCTCTTGAAGCTGCCACCAATGTTAATTGTAACCTATGAGCAAAACAATGTACATAGTATGCTTGTGGAGAATCTTTAAGAAACAAAGCTTGCAAACCATTCCAGTCACCCCGCATGTTGCTAGCACCATCATACCCTTGACCCCTAATATTTTCAACTTGGAGATTATAATGAGAAAGGATATAAATCAATTCTTTCTTTAAAGTTGTTGCACAAGTATCAGTGACATGCACAAGATCAAAGAATCTCTCTTTAACAAAACTATCTAGAGTAACAAATCTCAAAATAATGGCCATTTGCTCCTTTTTAGATTCATCTCTAGCTTCATcaacaataatacaaaatttgGCATCTCCAATCTCTTCTCTAATTGAATTTCTCACCTTAATAGCAAGAATATGTAGAATTTCTTTTTGGACATCATTTGAAGTATATTTAGCATTTTTTGGAATCTTCTGATGTTTGCTTTTGAAGAAGTCTGTCGATATGTTGTGATTGTTTCATCAAATCATCACATGATTTCAGCGCCTTATGATGGAATGAGTTAGGACCTTTGCCAATGTGATTCAAAAGAGCACATTCTTTTCCACTAtttactttcttccaattcctgAAACCATTCTCAATAAAAGCATTTGAATCCGTATTGATTGAAGGTtccttagcaaaaagaaagcacAGAAAACAATATATAGCATCATCTTCTATAGATTATTCTAACCAAGATGGGAACAATTTAAACCATGAAGCTTGAAAGCGACGATGACTTTTATCACCAGAAAATGGATAATTATCAAGAATTGGTTGATTTGGCCCAACTTTAATATAAGCCCGACGGATTTCATCTCTTTTATTTGGAGGAAACTTCCAAATCATTGGTCGCATTCCAGGATCTCTTTCCAAACGAAAAACATCTAGTTGATTTGGAAGAAGTCGTGGACGCTTTGAGCTATTCAATGAAGAACTTGAAGTAATGAAATTTGATGACCCCTCAAGTATTGGAATAGTAATAGTAGAagcatcttcattctcttgatcttttcttttaaaaaatgtatcaaTGGTTTTGAACTTACTTATAATTCAAATGGCCAAATAAGTtcctataattaaaatatatttagcgAAAAGTGTAAATTACAGTttaaatctttataaaatataaaaattatatttcaatataaaataaaatattaaaattcagaACAATAATACTAACATCCtagtataaataatataaaattgtaattaaatagttaactaataaaaaaaattaaatatacaagCTAACatataataacataaaattaattaacaaataataataaactaattaattaagtaaataattaaatatataaaaaagaataaaaatagaactttttttgagaaaaagaagtgaaaaaTCACTTGTTGaactattatcttttattttttaatctgtaaaaaacaaaaaaaaaataagaatcaaagaggtaaaagataaaaagattaaaaaaataaagaagaagaagaataggaaaAGTTGTTACCTGAAATTTTGGAAAGTGAAGATAGAAAGGGAGAGAGGAGGAGACGCtgataaataaaaaagggaTGGGAAACTGGTTGGAGGCTTATAGCGCTGGGAATTGGGAAATAAAATAAGGGAATAGGGAATGGGTTATTGGGTTGGGTTTTTTAAAAACTAGAAGGGGTTGAAAAAgttatagaataaaaaaagaggggggactgagaaataaaaaaaaagagaatagacttctattttttttaaaataaaaattaaaatttttgggggGGCCATTGCCCCCTTTTCTTATACGTACCTGCGCCCTGGTATGATGTGAGTAGTTAGAATAATAAAGTTGAATTTTCATGATATATAAATGAAGTATCATATCACTTATACTAAGATTATGaccacaattttattttgaacatTCTCTTTTGTactaataaaaaagtatttgttgtatttatattatttaaaaatctaatgatatgtgtatattttcttttttcttttaaggtGTTGGAACAGGAAGATTAAATCAATTACAAGTTTGGAGGATTAATCGATTAATTGTCCAACATTTTTTTTACTGTATTTTGATTTAAGtagttattagtttttatttgatGTTATGTCTAGTTAGTTTGTTACAACTCTTGATATTGAtgaactctttttcttttgatatgtTACATATTTTGAAAGTAGTCAAGTGGgaatatattcatatatattatctatattattcataaatttattattttatattttataattttaaaaattaaattatatcttaaatttaattattattaaaaaaaggtCTATTAACAAGCTTTAGGCCAGGTCAGATTTAATAACAAGCCATGTTCGATATTCATTAAAAAGCCTATACCAGACTACAGGCCAGGTTAAGGCCAACATACTCTATTACAGGCCTGACCTGTTAAGAGTAAAGCCTGGCCTGACCTGATCTGTTTTCACCCCTAATGATGGAACAGAGTTACTAACTAAAAAGGTAATATCAATCTCTTACTTtgcattattttatgatttcattttttaggttatttttacacaaattttttttatctcactaaatttaagaaaataaattatcaaaataatacaTAAGAAATAATATAGCTaacaaaaataatccaaaatattaaaaaaaatctttaagaatAGTAttagtttgataaaaaaaaaaaaaccaattcaACAATAAAGTGAATCTATTTTTATTAACGAAAAACGTTATCGCCAAACATCAATATTGAGGTGGCAAACAAGGCTATGATGGGACATCAAGTAAGAACTAGTTTTTAGCCAATACTTGGTTTGATTGACTTACCATTTATGGctcatttttttcatatgaaaaacatgtatatttttgttaaaaatgaaCTTTTTCGATGTATATATCGGGGATAGACGCGGCATAAATGGCAGGCTCAATACGCCATAAACGTGATGGACGCGTGGCAATAcattgtaatttttgaaaagtgaTTGCTATAGTACGATAATAAATTCATACGTATAGATACAtttaaaatatagataaatagtaataaattacgtgaaattttttttttacatcagtatttaatttttttttaaatatatattatatcaccacttttactaatatatttttttaattaaataaa from Arachis duranensis cultivar V14167 chromosome 4, aradu.V14167.gnm2.J7QH, whole genome shotgun sequence encodes:
- the LOC107483906 gene encoding zinc finger BED domain-containing protein RICESLEEPER 1-like, which produces MLSVALKFKSVFPVYKKREPHYNYEPSSEDWRKVEKICKFLKVFNLATHVIYGNEYPTANLYLPEVWRVKQVIDDAIEDRDSFMREMATSMKEKFDKYWGECNMVMSLACVLDPRCKLHVIKFCFPLIYKPEHVAAENIEKVKNTLQEMYDEYAEKYHGETIISGVNTNSLVASSNVVSSEISGIDEMLNIVREKEAIHPTKSELEVYLDESAYIPEGNSKSFSALEWWKNSSLKFKVLSKMAVDILAIPVSTVASESSFSAGGRVIDEYRS
- the LOC107483907 gene encoding uncharacterized protein LOC107483907; protein product: MAIILRFVTLDSFVKERFFDLVHVTDTCATTLKKELIYILSHYNLQVENIRGQGYDGASNMRGDWNGLQALFLKDSPQAYYVHCFAHRLQLTLVAASREVLQIHEFFTQLNSIVTIVSASSKRHDQLQEAQAIENANLVAQNELETGKGANQISTLQRDVDTRWSSHFNSICSLVKIFTATNIVLNNIIEDGTTYAQRGEAYGVSKILLSFEFVFTLHLMKEIMGITNVLCQALQQQSQDIFNAMHIVSTSKLLLQQLRDGGWCNFLANVKDFCEKHEIEVPNMSAQYVFGRGRSRQPSVTVEHHYRIDIFLATIDSQIQELNSRFNEQTIELLTLSCALDPKDNFKSFNIEEISKLAEKFYPLDFSSNELNILKSQLQHYQHDIPNHLKGIGTLSELCNKLQETGKSRIYHMVDRLIRLVLTLPVSTSTTERAFLAMKIVKTRLRSKMADEFLADNLVIYIEKELAAIFDTNSIIDDFENRKKR